A single Prochlorococcus marinus XMU1410 DNA region contains:
- the devC gene encoding ABC transporter permease DevC, which translates to MNLSFFKFRKIPLAWLLLTRQPLRLAVAIAGISFAGILMFMQLGFRDGLFDTSVTIHKLLDADLVLISPRSKSSISMSGFPKRRLIQTLAVEDVEKTAPVNLNYLLWRNPENLKTRSILALGFNPSDSLLLDEGFSNKAYKLRNPSRVLFDKLSRPEFGPIEEWFLSEKKVETEVAGKRVIVEGLVELGPSFGADGNLITSRETFLRLFPANPPGSIEIGLVKLKKGSDPELISRILNNSLPNDVRVLTKNQFIEFEKNYWKNSTAIGFIFSLGALMGFVVGCVVVYQILYSDVTDHLPEYATLLAMGYRLKSLFFVVAREGFLLALFGYLPAYFSGQILYSVIRSSTKLPIIMDADKTILIFVLVLVMCMGSAAVAMRKLVDADPAEIF; encoded by the coding sequence ATGAATCTTTCTTTTTTTAAATTTAGAAAAATTCCATTAGCTTGGTTGTTATTAACTAGGCAACCATTAAGACTAGCTGTTGCCATAGCTGGAATCAGTTTTGCAGGGATTTTGATGTTTATGCAATTAGGTTTTAGAGATGGTTTATTTGATACGAGCGTAACTATTCATAAACTTCTAGATGCCGATCTTGTTTTGATAAGTCCCAGATCAAAAAGTTCTATAAGCATGAGTGGATTCCCAAAAAGAAGATTAATTCAAACTCTCGCAGTAGAAGATGTTGAAAAAACTGCTCCCGTTAATCTAAATTATTTACTTTGGAGAAATCCTGAAAATCTTAAAACTAGATCAATACTTGCATTAGGTTTTAATCCCTCCGATTCACTTCTTTTAGATGAGGGATTCTCAAATAAAGCTTATAAATTGAGAAATCCATCAAGAGTTCTTTTTGACAAACTATCTAGACCTGAATTTGGACCGATTGAAGAATGGTTCTTATCTGAAAAAAAAGTTGAGACTGAGGTTGCTGGGAAAAGGGTGATTGTTGAGGGCCTTGTTGAGTTAGGACCATCTTTTGGTGCAGACGGTAATTTGATAACTAGTCGAGAAACCTTCTTAAGACTTTTTCCTGCTAATCCACCAGGCAGTATAGAAATTGGTTTGGTAAAGCTAAAAAAAGGATCTGATCCTGAATTGATTTCAAGGATATTAAATAACTCACTCCCAAATGATGTTAGGGTTCTTACAAAAAATCAATTTATAGAATTTGAGAAGAATTATTGGAAAAATAGTACTGCAATAGGTTTTATATTTAGTTTGGGAGCATTAATGGGTTTCGTTGTAGGGTGTGTGGTCGTTTATCAAATTCTTTATAGTGACGTTACAGATCACCTCCCAGAGTACGCCACCTTATTGGCAATGGGGTATAGACTTAAGTCCCTTTTCTTTGTTGTAGCTAGAGAGGGGTTTTTGTTGGCATTGTTTGGTTATTTACCTGCTTATTTCTCTGGTCAAATACTTTACTCAGTTATAAGAAGTTCTACTAAACTCCCAATAATAATGGACGCAGACAAAACTATTTTAATTTTCGTATTAGTTTTAGTTATGTGTATGGGATCCGCCGCTGTTGCAATGCGTAAATTAGTTGACGCTGATCCTGCCGAAATTTTTTAA
- a CDS encoding DevA family ABC transporter ATP-binding protein, producing the protein MVKANKSKNNIKNLKTVSINNLSHFYGKNENKKQVLNDVNLNIDKGELVLLKGPSGCGKTTLLTLIGALRTCQSGDLTVLNNQLNGASRKTRQILRRSIGMIFQGHNLLRCLTAEQNVQMGADLIKGLTYLQRREISRNWLSAVGLEEHHKKLPNDLSGGQKQRVAIARALSANPKLLLADEPTSALDSVTGREIVTLLRKLAKEQNCSVLMVTHDPRISDMADRILNMEDGKIYSAHSELI; encoded by the coding sequence ATGGTTAAAGCTAATAAATCAAAAAATAATATTAAAAACCTTAAAACAGTCTCAATAAATAATTTGAGTCACTTTTATGGAAAAAATGAGAATAAAAAACAAGTTCTTAATGACGTTAATTTAAATATTGATAAAGGAGAGTTGGTTCTTTTGAAAGGACCTTCTGGATGTGGTAAAACGACTCTTTTAACATTAATTGGTGCCTTGAGAACCTGTCAAAGTGGAGATTTAACTGTATTAAATAATCAGTTAAATGGAGCATCAAGGAAAACTCGTCAGATTCTTAGAAGAAGTATTGGAATGATTTTTCAAGGTCACAATCTTCTGAGATGTTTAACAGCAGAACAAAATGTCCAGATGGGCGCCGATTTAATAAAAGGTTTAACATATTTGCAAAGACGTGAAATATCACGGAATTGGTTGTCAGCAGTAGGATTAGAAGAACATCATAAAAAGTTGCCAAATGACTTATCTGGTGGGCAGAAACAGAGAGTAGCAATTGCTCGAGCATTATCTGCTAATCCAAAACTTTTATTAGCTGATGAGCCGACTTCTGCTTTAGATAGTGTCACAGGAAGAGAAATAGTTACCCTTTTAAGGAAACTAGCAAAAGAGCAAAATTGTTCTGTACTTATGGTGACGCATGATCCAAGAATTTCTGATATGGCTGATAGGATATTAAATATGGAAGATGGTAAAATATATAGTGCTCATAGTGAGCTAATATAA
- a CDS encoding glycosyltransferase family 2 protein — translation MNVSIVIPTYNRLPILKKCLFALENQKLNTNISNYEVIVVDDGSTDGTTPWINKNKANLPHVILFQQEHGGPALGRNLGVIKSKYEIIIFIDSDLIVLENFINCHVEKLLASWRKNDKKCFTYGSVVNTSNFLNPQSEKHKIMDTSFAYFATGNVAISKELILSVGLFDTSFSLYGWEDLELGERLKKIGTKLIKCPNAVGFHWHPPFNCEQIDSLIAQEKERAKMALVFYKKHPNLRVKFMIQFTPLHNLLWQILCLGGLISVDRILPLLRLLVNIRRNRLALEILRIPLNMIYIKELTNTR, via the coding sequence ATGAATGTAAGTATTGTTATACCGACTTACAATAGATTACCTATATTAAAGAAATGTCTATTTGCGCTTGAGAATCAAAAATTAAATACAAATATCAGTAATTATGAAGTAATAGTAGTTGATGATGGATCAACTGATGGGACAACCCCATGGATAAATAAAAATAAAGCTAATCTCCCTCACGTTATTCTATTTCAGCAAGAACATGGTGGGCCTGCACTTGGAAGAAATCTGGGAGTAATTAAATCAAAATATGAAATTATTATATTCATTGATAGTGATCTTATTGTTTTAGAAAATTTTATAAATTGCCACGTAGAAAAATTACTTGCCTCTTGGAGAAAAAATGATAAAAAATGTTTTACCTATGGCTCGGTAGTCAATACATCTAATTTTCTAAATCCTCAGAGTGAAAAACATAAAATAATGGATACTTCTTTTGCATACTTTGCTACTGGGAATGTAGCGATATCAAAAGAATTGATTCTAAGTGTGGGATTATTTGATACTTCTTTTAGTCTTTACGGTTGGGAGGATTTAGAACTTGGAGAAAGATTAAAAAAAATTGGGACAAAATTAATTAAATGCCCAAATGCAGTAGGTTTTCATTGGCATCCGCCATTTAATTGCGAACAAATAGATTCATTAATAGCTCAAGAAAAAGAGAGAGCAAAAATGGCTTTAGTGTTTTATAAGAAACACCCAAATTTAAGGGTTAAATTTATGATTCAATTTACTCCTCTCCATAATTTACTTTGGCAAATTCTTTGCTTGGGAGGACTAATCAGTGTTGATAGAATCCTTCCTTTATTAAGACTCCTAGTAAATATAAGAAGAAATAGACTTGCACTTGAGATACTTAGGATCCCTCTAAATATGATATACATTAAAGAATTAACCAATACAAGATAA
- the rpsB gene encoding 30S ribosomal protein S2, whose protein sequence is MAVVSLSEMMEAGAHFGHQTRRWNPKMSKYIYCARNGVHIIDLVKTALCMNNAYKWTRNAAKSGKRFLFVGTKKQASDVVAQEASRCGAAYVNQRWLGGMLTNWTTMKARIERLKDLERMESSGSIAMRPKKEAAVLRRELERLQKYLGGLKGMRRLPDVVVLVDQRRESNAVLEARKLDISLVSMLDTNCDPDLCEVPIPCNDDAVRSVQLILGRLADAINEGRKGSNAERKN, encoded by the coding sequence ATGGCTGTTGTATCACTATCAGAAATGATGGAAGCTGGTGCTCATTTTGGGCATCAAACTAGACGTTGGAATCCCAAGATGTCTAAGTATATATATTGCGCGAGAAATGGAGTTCATATTATTGATCTCGTAAAAACAGCATTGTGTATGAACAATGCATATAAATGGACTAGAAACGCTGCAAAAAGCGGTAAACGTTTCCTATTTGTCGGTACAAAAAAACAAGCATCAGATGTAGTCGCTCAGGAAGCTTCACGCTGTGGAGCTGCATATGTAAATCAAAGATGGCTTGGAGGGATGTTGACTAATTGGACAACAATGAAAGCTAGGATTGAAAGATTAAAGGATCTAGAAAGAATGGAAAGTAGTGGTTCAATAGCAATGAGGCCTAAAAAAGAAGCTGCAGTATTAAGGAGAGAACTTGAAAGATTACAAAAATACTTAGGTGGACTTAAGGGTATGAGAAGATTACCAGACGTAGTTGTATTAGTTGATCAGAGAAGAGAATCTAATGCAGTATTAGAAGCTAGAAAATTAGATATCTCATTAGTATCAATGTTGGATACAAATTGCGATCCGGATTTGTGTGAAGTTCCAATTCCTTGTAACGATGATGCCGTTAGATCTGTGCAACTTATTTTAGGAAGACTTGCAGATGCCATAAATGAGGGTAGAAAGGGCTCTAATGCCGAAAGAAAAAATTAA
- the tsf gene encoding translation elongation factor Ts, whose protein sequence is MGNITAKLVKDLRDKTGAGMMDCKKALNETDGNVDKALEWLRKKGIASAEKKSGRVAAEGSIGSYIHTGSRVGVLLELNCETDFVARGDIFQSLLKDVSMQVAACPNVEYVSIDEIPEDVVEKEKQIEMGRDDLSGKPEQIKEKIVEGRIAKRLNELVLLSQPYIKDSSLTVEDLVKQAAAKIGENIKVRRFTRYTLGEGIEKNQMDFAEEVASMQTN, encoded by the coding sequence ATGGGAAACATTACAGCAAAACTTGTAAAAGATCTTAGAGACAAGACTGGCGCAGGAATGATGGACTGCAAAAAAGCACTTAACGAAACTGACGGGAATGTAGATAAAGCTTTGGAATGGTTAAGAAAGAAAGGTATAGCTAGTGCTGAAAAGAAATCGGGAAGAGTAGCGGCCGAAGGGTCAATTGGTAGTTATATTCATACAGGATCGAGAGTAGGAGTTTTACTAGAGTTAAATTGTGAAACTGATTTCGTTGCTAGAGGTGATATATTCCAATCTCTTTTAAAGGATGTCTCAATGCAAGTAGCAGCATGCCCAAATGTTGAGTATGTATCAATTGATGAAATACCTGAAGATGTTGTGGAAAAAGAAAAGCAGATTGAAATGGGTAGGGATGATTTATCTGGAAAACCAGAACAAATTAAAGAAAAAATAGTTGAAGGAAGAATAGCAAAAAGACTTAATGAGCTTGTTTTGCTTTCACAACCCTACATTAAAGATAGTTCTCTAACAGTTGAGGATCTTGTTAAACAAGCAGCTGCAAAAATTGGGGAAAATATCAAAGTAAGACGCTTTACAAGATATACATTGGGAGAGGGTATCGAAAAAAATCAGATGGACTTTGCTGAAGAGGTCGCATCTATGCAAACAAATTAG
- a CDS encoding adenylate cyclase: protein MNNLNNYIDKDKINSQLERAEIQKRILTRNIYREYELYLNLVRDLLFISVEKGLNQIYSYPTINDNFLKDYEFYSLFKKKISKLIFTILPFLTVEQLKINEIEKNINKEINFTIFDSSTKIKDDQKEKFQYEDGFQLKEPIQFEITEDLSNTSEYYKAHNYERFVSLDLDKNQNNNYLSKNNIFENLGVEKQFISSLLELIGEEKVEKQRYQEKENINQMDNLPKNQIFNDFDLIDKSLENLLLNLSYNINQELFKANLIKKMISKDTFDYLVGKNFMIKHPYPFVINFELNLNRSSLIGNNFPSFIFFNISTVELEFKNLNLSIQRNKINELKNQFQRLIKKETYWRQKEITLNKIR from the coding sequence TTGAATAATTTAAATAATTACATAGATAAAGATAAAATTAATTCTCAATTAGAGAGAGCAGAGATACAAAAAAGAATATTAACTAGAAATATCTATAGGGAATATGAACTTTATCTTAATCTAGTAAGAGATCTACTTTTCATCTCAGTAGAAAAAGGCCTGAATCAAATATATAGTTATCCAACAATTAATGATAATTTCTTAAAAGATTATGAATTCTATAGTCTTTTTAAAAAAAAAATAAGTAAATTAATATTTACGATTTTGCCCTTCTTAACAGTAGAACAATTAAAGATAAATGAAATTGAAAAAAATATAAATAAGGAAATTAACTTTACTATTTTTGATAGTTCCACAAAAATAAAGGATGATCAAAAAGAAAAATTTCAATATGAAGATGGTTTTCAATTAAAAGAACCCATTCAGTTCGAGATTACTGAAGACTTATCAAATACTTCTGAATATTATAAAGCTCATAATTATGAGAGATTCGTATCACTTGATTTAGATAAAAACCAAAATAATAATTATTTATCTAAAAACAATATTTTTGAAAATTTAGGAGTTGAAAAACAATTTATTTCCTCCTTACTTGAATTAATAGGAGAAGAAAAGGTGGAAAAACAAAGATATCAAGAAAAAGAAAATATCAATCAAATGGATAATTTACCAAAAAATCAGATTTTTAATGATTTTGATTTAATAGACAAGTCATTGGAAAATTTACTATTGAATCTCTCATATAATATTAATCAAGAATTATTCAAGGCAAATCTAATAAAAAAGATGATATCTAAAGATACCTTTGATTACTTAGTAGGCAAAAATTTTATGATAAAACATCCATATCCTTTTGTTATTAATTTCGAATTAAACTTAAATCGGTCATCATTAATCGGCAATAATTTTCCAAGCTTTATTTTCTTCAATATATCTACTGTTGAGTTAGAGTTTAAAAATTTAAATCTTTCTATTCAAAGGAACAAAATAAATGAGCTAAAAAATCAATTTCAGCGTTTGATTAAAAAAGAGACATATTGGAGGCAAAAAGAAATAACTTTGAATAAAATACGTTGA
- the recG gene encoding ATP-dependent DNA helicase RecG encodes MTISENNNKLIKDWIRPLQKSLTIETENKFINTLGREKFFNDYLHESLKKLDNLNLSDEYLGIFYEFSKKYNEYNKLDENQRKRLIIDTRKNLYKLGKTLEIESSNNINNNVFLNKADSSLSFDSDISLIKNVGKVYKNKLNELGIFHIKDLINYFPRTYLDYTNRVKIINLKPENLYTCIANVKRFYIHKSKKNSNLSIMNIVVSDETSSIKVTKFFLGRRFRSYSFFTSQKSLYIPGTKLAISGKVKLTEYGKTFVDPQIEILKDKNDNFNFSGKILPLYSLGEALSNMSFIKLMKKVLIYAKQYPEILNKKQLDSLSLLSKAESLINIHFPPTQQALIESKKRLVFDELFLLQIKFLLRKRKTNKNLTYQQLPQKKSLLKEFLNTFPFELTKSQENVLNEIKKDLSNPVPMSRLLQGDVGSGKTIIAIASLLLVIEKNLQGAFMVPTEVLAEQHYKNLLKYLNPLLVSVELLTGNTPQKKRKEIFSNLNNGLVDILVGTHALFEDKVIFNALGMVVIDEQHRFGVTQRNRLLNKGENTNLLSMTATPIPRTLALSIYGDLDVSQITELPPGRVPITTKIISEDDLTNLFKIVEDQINKGKQAYVILPLIEDSEKMNLSSAKKTFKHLSEEVFFNKKVGLLHGKLSSQEKNEVINSFLKNEINILVSTTVIEVGIDVPNATIMIIYNSDRFGLSQLHQLRGRVGRGSTKSFCYLVTPDKNGLENKRLCVLQKSNDGFYIAEKDLELRGPGQILGYRQSGLPDFVLDNLPNNKFLIDKAREEAIKIISDDPDLKENIVLRNILIDNSDNKFIHDFLN; translated from the coding sequence GTGACTATTAGCGAGAATAATAATAAATTAATTAAAGATTGGATAAGACCTCTTCAAAAATCTCTTACTATTGAAACTGAAAATAAATTTATTAATACTTTAGGAAGAGAAAAATTTTTTAATGATTATTTGCATGAATCATTAAAAAAACTAGATAATCTAAATCTCTCAGACGAATATTTAGGGATATTTTATGAATTTTCTAAAAAATATAATGAATATAATAAATTAGATGAAAATCAAAGAAAAAGGTTAATTATAGATACAAGAAAAAATCTTTATAAACTAGGTAAAACTTTAGAAATAGAAAGTTCTAATAATATTAATAATAATGTTTTTCTGAATAAAGCTGATTCAAGTTTGTCTTTTGATTCAGATATTTCATTAATAAAAAATGTAGGAAAAGTTTATAAAAATAAGCTTAATGAATTAGGGATATTTCATATAAAAGATCTAATTAATTATTTCCCACGAACATATCTAGACTATACGAATAGAGTCAAGATAATAAATTTAAAACCAGAGAATTTATACACGTGCATCGCAAACGTTAAAAGATTTTATATTCATAAGAGTAAAAAAAATAGTAATTTATCAATAATGAATATTGTAGTTTCTGATGAAACGTCTTCAATAAAGGTTACAAAATTTTTTTTAGGAAGAAGATTTAGATCTTACTCCTTCTTCACATCTCAAAAATCTTTGTATATTCCTGGAACCAAATTAGCTATTTCCGGTAAGGTTAAATTGACAGAATATGGCAAAACTTTTGTAGATCCGCAGATTGAAATTCTTAAGGATAAAAATGATAATTTTAATTTCTCAGGAAAAATATTACCCTTGTATTCATTAGGTGAAGCTCTATCAAATATGAGTTTTATAAAACTTATGAAAAAGGTACTAATTTATGCAAAGCAATATCCAGAAATTTTAAATAAAAAGCAACTTGATTCATTATCTTTATTATCAAAAGCAGAGTCGTTGATTAATATTCATTTCCCACCAACTCAACAGGCACTTATTGAGTCAAAAAAACGTTTGGTTTTTGATGAGTTATTTCTACTTCAAATAAAGTTCCTACTTAGAAAAAGAAAGACGAATAAAAATCTAACTTACCAACAATTACCTCAAAAGAAATCTTTATTAAAAGAATTTTTAAATACTTTTCCTTTTGAATTAACAAAATCTCAAGAAAATGTTTTAAATGAAATTAAGAAAGATTTATCTAATCCCGTACCAATGTCTAGATTGCTTCAGGGAGATGTGGGAAGCGGTAAAACTATAATTGCAATAGCGTCTCTTTTACTTGTCATTGAAAAAAACCTGCAAGGTGCATTTATGGTTCCAACTGAGGTATTGGCAGAACAGCATTATAAAAATTTATTAAAATATTTGAATCCCCTTTTAGTTTCTGTTGAACTTCTTACTGGGAATACTCCTCAAAAAAAGAGAAAAGAAATTTTCTCTAATTTGAACAATGGATTAGTTGATATCCTCGTAGGTACTCATGCATTATTTGAGGATAAAGTCATCTTTAATGCATTAGGCATGGTTGTAATTGATGAACAACATAGATTTGGAGTTACTCAAAGAAATAGATTACTAAATAAAGGAGAAAATACTAACTTGTTATCAATGACAGCGACACCAATTCCAAGAACTCTTGCGCTTTCTATTTATGGTGATTTAGATGTGAGTCAAATTACAGAACTCCCTCCTGGGAGAGTTCCTATAACAACAAAAATAATTTCAGAAGATGATTTAACTAACTTGTTTAAGATTGTTGAAGATCAGATCAATAAGGGAAAGCAAGCTTATGTGATTTTGCCACTTATAGAAGATTCAGAAAAAATGAATTTGAGCTCCGCAAAGAAAACATTCAAACATTTATCAGAAGAGGTCTTTTTTAACAAAAAAGTTGGATTATTACATGGCAAATTAAGTTCACAAGAAAAGAATGAAGTAATTAATTCTTTTTTAAAGAATGAAATTAATATATTGGTTTCAACCACAGTAATTGAGGTTGGCATTGATGTGCCTAACGCCACAATTATGATTATTTATAATTCGGACAGATTTGGATTGTCCCAGCTACATCAATTAAGGGGGAGAGTTGGTAGAGGATCAACAAAATCTTTTTGTTATCTGGTAACCCCCGATAAAAATGGATTAGAAAATAAACGACTTTGTGTTTTGCAAAAATCTAATGATGGCTTTTATATTGCTGAAAAAGACTTGGAGCTTAGAGGACCAGGCCAGATTTTAGGATATAGACAATCCGGATTGCCTGATTTTGTCCTGGACAATTTACCTAACAATAAATTTCTTATTGATAAGGCTCGTGAAGAGGCTATTAAGATTATTAGCGATGATCCTGACTTAAAAGAAAATATTGTTTTAAGGAATATACTTATTGATAATTCTGATAATAAATTCATTCATGATTTCTTAAATTGA
- a CDS encoding M15 family metallopeptidase, translating into MKIWNKIPIQDNGDKLIAIPSCLNFLDPHPYFHLGAPYKDKTSIWKLREEVVNRLVKVNDYLISKSSFKLLIYDSWRPLEVQEFMFKRAFLLECEKSDIDISFENIKSYPSILKKVEKFWAYPSHDTRCPPPHSTGGALDVCLSDKEGNLVEMGSKVDQMDETSNPYFYTNMKNEEAIIWNSRRNLLREIMTKFGFSQHPNEWWHFSYGDQLWAWKNKKANALYGKI; encoded by the coding sequence TTGAAAATTTGGAATAAAATACCAATTCAAGATAATGGAGATAAATTAATAGCTATACCTAGCTGCCTAAATTTTTTAGATCCCCACCCTTACTTTCATTTAGGAGCACCTTACAAAGATAAAACTTCTATTTGGAAATTAAGAGAGGAGGTTGTAAATAGATTAGTAAAGGTAAATGATTATTTGATATCAAAGAGTAGTTTTAAACTTTTAATTTATGACAGTTGGCGACCTTTAGAAGTCCAGGAATTTATGTTTAAAAGAGCATTTTTATTAGAGTGTGAAAAATCTGATATTGATATTTCTTTTGAAAATATAAAATCTTATCCATCCATTTTAAAAAAAGTTGAAAAATTTTGGGCATATCCTTCTCATGATACTAGGTGTCCTCCCCCTCATTCAACTGGGGGTGCATTGGATGTTTGTTTATCAGATAAAGAAGGAAATCTTGTTGAAATGGGAAGCAAGGTTGATCAAATGGATGAGACCTCAAATCCTTATTTTTACACAAACATGAAGAATGAAGAAGCAATTATTTGGAATAGTAGAAGAAATTTATTAAGGGAAATTATGACTAAATTTGGATTTTCTCAACATCCTAATGAATGGTGGCATTTTAGTTATGGTGATCAATTATGGGCTTGGAAAAATAAAAAAGCAAATGCCCTCTATGGAAAAATTTAA
- a CDS encoding NADPH-dependent assimilatory sulfite reductase hemoprotein subunit, whose translation MIKVEKVKKKKDSAKKETVCLANGLEVSKFENFKKSSQFLKEPLATELVNESDHFTNDAVQLLKFHGSYQQDNRENRRPGKSKDWQMMLRLRNPGGEVPGKLFLALDELSDKLGNGTLRATTRQAFQMHGIRKENLKEVIHTIVNSMGSTLAACGDINRNVMAPAAPFDSPDYNIARALAKKVADLLTPIAGQGTFLELWADGDLEYTIKPDEDIEAIRKLQFKDNVFSGIKDEPLYGSTYLPRKFKCAVTVPGDNSVDLLTNDIGIVAFTSKDGKLEGCNFYVGGGMGRTHNNEETFARIADPLGYVEEPDVYELIQSIVAIQRDYGDRKSRKNSRMKYLLHRKGIKWFKKILSDKYFKKEIKKIRKEPDKVLIDYLGWHKQNKTSHFVGLPLLSGRLSGEKKNTITSIVKKYNLDLRLTPNQDILLCNIPNKNKGEIQKSLSKIGYENLENINEIQRHALACPALPLCGLAMTEAERILPDVLKRIENLLLDLKIQKTILFRMTGCPNGCTRPYMAELALVGSGQNKYQLWLGGSKNLQRLAKPFLQRMELNDLEKTLQPLFDNWKSNLDLDFGDFINTQDENYILNLLNENQ comes from the coding sequence TTGATCAAGGTTGAGAAAGTAAAAAAGAAAAAAGATTCTGCAAAGAAAGAGACTGTTTGTTTAGCAAATGGACTAGAAGTCTCTAAATTTGAAAATTTTAAAAAAAGTAGCCAATTTCTTAAGGAACCACTTGCTACAGAATTAGTCAATGAAAGTGATCATTTTACTAATGATGCAGTTCAGTTATTAAAATTTCATGGTAGTTATCAACAAGATAACAGGGAAAATAGAAGGCCTGGCAAAAGTAAAGATTGGCAAATGATGCTTAGATTAAGAAATCCGGGCGGTGAAGTCCCAGGGAAATTATTTTTAGCATTAGATGAATTATCTGACAAACTAGGAAATGGAACACTTAGGGCCACTACAAGACAAGCCTTTCAAATGCATGGAATCAGAAAGGAGAACCTAAAGGAAGTAATCCATACAATAGTAAATTCAATGGGCTCCACATTGGCTGCATGTGGAGACATTAATAGAAATGTTATGGCCCCTGCGGCTCCTTTTGATTCGCCAGACTATAATATTGCAAGAGCATTGGCAAAAAAAGTTGCAGATCTTCTCACCCCAATAGCTGGCCAAGGCACTTTTTTAGAGCTTTGGGCTGATGGAGATTTAGAATACACCATAAAGCCTGATGAAGATATTGAAGCAATTAGGAAGCTCCAATTCAAAGATAATGTTTTTAGTGGAATAAAAGATGAGCCTCTTTATGGTTCAACTTATTTACCGAGAAAATTTAAATGTGCCGTTACAGTCCCTGGGGACAATTCTGTTGATCTTCTTACCAATGACATAGGAATAGTTGCCTTTACTTCTAAAGATGGAAAATTAGAAGGATGTAACTTCTATGTTGGAGGTGGTATGGGTCGCACACATAATAATGAGGAGACCTTTGCAAGAATTGCAGATCCACTTGGATATGTTGAAGAACCTGATGTTTATGAATTAATACAAAGCATTGTGGCTATTCAAAGAGATTATGGTGATAGAAAATCAAGAAAAAATTCGAGAATGAAATATCTTCTTCATAGAAAAGGTATTAAATGGTTCAAAAAGATACTTTCTGATAAGTATTTCAAAAAAGAAATTAAAAAAATCAGAAAAGAACCTGATAAGGTTCTTATTGATTACCTAGGTTGGCATAAACAAAATAAAACCTCCCATTTCGTAGGTTTACCATTATTATCAGGAAGATTATCTGGAGAGAAGAAGAATACCATCACAAGTATTGTAAAAAAATATAATTTAGATTTAAGACTCACACCTAATCAAGACATTTTACTTTGTAATATCCCCAATAAAAACAAAGGTGAAATTCAAAAATCTCTATCGAAAATTGGATACGAAAATTTAGAAAACATTAATGAAATACAAAGACACGCTTTAGCTTGTCCTGCTTTACCACTTTGTGGTCTTGCAATGACTGAAGCTGAAAGAATATTACCTGATGTACTAAAAAGGATTGAAAATTTACTATTAGATCTAAAAATACAAAAGACAATATTATTCAGAATGACAGGATGTCCGAATGGATGTACCAGGCCTTATATGGCCGAATTAGCACTTGTTGGAAGTGGGCAAAACAAATACCAATTATGGTTGGGGGGAAGTAAAAATCTACAAAGGCTTGCTAAACCTTTTTTACAAAGAATGGAACTTAACGATTTAGAAAAAACTCTTCAACCATTATTTGATAATTGGAAGAGTAATTTGGATTTGGATTTCGGAGATTTTATAAATACTCAAGATGAAAATTATATATTAAATTTACTAAATGAAAATCAATAG